A genomic window from Flavobacterium phycosphaerae includes:
- a CDS encoding CDP-alcohol phosphatidyltransferase family protein: protein MNIKAQIPNLFTMLNLFSGCVALVFVANSEFEMAFYFVCLGIFFDFFDGFFARKFGVAGPLGVQLDSLADMVTSGVVPGYVMFKLMADSTVFGSESYLPYLGFIITLGACYRLAKFNIDTRQSDSFIGLPTPANALFITSLPLVADYFHQEIDMEFSYHSWVLIAITFLSTFVMNAEIPLFSLKIKDFSFAKYKLQIFFLAVSVLLLIFLQITAVPLIILIYVLLSVLNNMVNKKSA, encoded by the coding sequence TATCAAAGCCCAGATTCCCAACTTGTTTACGATGCTTAATTTGTTTAGTGGCTGCGTAGCGCTGGTTTTTGTAGCTAATTCTGAATTTGAAATGGCTTTTTACTTTGTGTGTCTTGGGATTTTCTTCGACTTCTTTGATGGTTTTTTTGCTCGAAAATTTGGAGTAGCCGGGCCTTTAGGAGTTCAATTGGATTCGTTAGCTGATATGGTTACCAGTGGTGTTGTGCCGGGATATGTGATGTTCAAATTAATGGCTGACAGTACTGTTTTTGGTTCGGAAAGTTATTTGCCTTACTTAGGCTTTATTATAACGCTGGGTGCTTGTTATCGTTTGGCCAAATTTAATATTGATACGCGTCAGTCTGATAGTTTTATAGGACTGCCAACACCTGCCAATGCTTTGTTTATAACGAGTTTACCCCTTGTGGCTGACTATTTTCATCAAGAAATAGACATGGAGTTTTCGTATCATTCTTGGGTTTTAATTGCTATTACTTTTTTGAGTACTTTTGTTATGAATGCTGAGATTCCTTTGTTTTCCTTAAAGATTAAGGATTTCAGTTTTGCCAAGTATAAATTGCAGATTTTCTTTTTAGCGGTTTCAGTACTGTTGCTGATTTTTCTTCAAATAACGGCGGTTCCGCTGATTATTTTGATTTATGTCTTATTGTCGGTTCTCAATAATATGGTCAATAAAAAATCCGCTTAG